A genomic region of Candidatus Pseudomonas phytovorans contains the following coding sequences:
- a CDS encoding catalase encodes MSKILTTASGAPVADNQNSRSAGPRGPLLLDDFHLIEKLAHFNRENIPERRVHAKGSGAYGTFTVNRDITQYSSARLFEQIGKQTETFLRFSTVGGERGSADTERDPRGFAVKFYTEEGNWDIVGNNTPVFFIRDPLKFPDFIHTQKRHPQSNLKNAQMMWDFWSHSPEALHQVTILFSDRGIPDGYRHMHGFGSHTYSLINAKGERTWVKWHFKTQQGIKNLAPADAARLAGTDPDYAQRDLFEAIGRGDYPRWTVCIQVMSEAEAASRDENPFDVTKTWSQKDYPLIEVGVLELNRNPLNYFSEVEQAAFGPSNMVPGVGLSPDRMLQGRVFAYADAHRYRVGTNHQQLPVNAPRCPVNSYQRDGSMATGSYGSAPNYEPNSYAEAPKQSPRHAEPALPLNGSADRYDHREDTDYFSHAGALFRLMSDEQKALLISNIAGTMAGVSQDVIQRQLHYFFKADPAYGEGIAKALGINLA; translated from the coding sequence ATGAGCAAGATTCTTACTACCGCCAGCGGTGCGCCAGTAGCCGATAACCAGAACTCCCGTTCCGCCGGCCCGCGCGGCCCGCTGTTGCTCGACGACTTCCACCTGATCGAGAAGCTCGCCCATTTCAACCGCGAGAACATTCCTGAACGCCGTGTGCACGCCAAGGGTTCGGGTGCCTACGGTACCTTCACGGTAAACCGCGATATCACCCAGTACTCCAGTGCAAGGCTGTTTGAGCAAATCGGCAAGCAAACAGAAACTTTCCTTCGTTTCTCCACTGTCGGTGGCGAACGTGGCTCTGCAGACACCGAGCGCGACCCACGTGGTTTTGCCGTCAAGTTTTACACCGAGGAAGGTAACTGGGACATCGTGGGTAACAACACGCCGGTGTTCTTCATTCGCGATCCACTGAAATTCCCGGACTTTATCCACACCCAGAAGCGTCACCCCCAATCCAACCTGAAGAACGCCCAGATGATGTGGGATTTCTGGTCGCACTCTCCCGAGGCGCTGCACCAGGTCACTATTCTGTTCTCGGACCGCGGTATTCCGGACGGCTATCGCCATATGCACGGCTTTGGCAGCCACACTTACAGCTTGATCAACGCCAAGGGGGAGCGCACCTGGGTCAAATGGCATTTCAAGACCCAGCAGGGCATCAAGAACCTCGCCCCGGCAGATGCTGCACGCCTGGCGGGTACCGACCCGGATTACGCCCAGCGTGACCTGTTCGAGGCAATCGGGCGTGGTGACTATCCGCGTTGGACCGTATGCATTCAGGTGATGAGCGAAGCCGAGGCTGCCAGCCGTGACGAAAACCCCTTCGATGTAACAAAGACCTGGTCGCAGAAGGACTACCCGTTGATCGAGGTCGGCGTGCTGGAACTCAACCGTAACCCGCTCAACTACTTCTCTGAAGTGGAGCAGGCCGCGTTCGGGCCGAGCAATATGGTGCCAGGGGTGGGCCTGTCGCCGGACCGCATGCTGCAGGGCCGTGTATTCGCCTACGCAGATGCCCACCGCTACCGTGTGGGTACCAATCATCAACAGTTGCCGGTGAATGCGCCACGCTGCCCAGTCAACAGTTACCAGCGCGACGGCTCCATGGCTACCGGCAGCTATGGCAGTGCGCCGAACTACGAGCCTAACAGCTACGCTGAGGCACCTAAGCAGTCGCCACGTCATGCCGAGCCAGCACTGCCCCTGAACGGTTCGGCTGACCGATACGATCATCGTGAGGACACCGACTACTTCAGCCACGCCGGTGCGCTGTTCCGCCTGATGAGCGATGAGCAGAAGGCGCTGTTGATAAGTAACATCGCCGGGACCATGGCAGGTGTCAGCCAAGATGTAATCCAGCGCCAGTTGCATTACTTCTTCAAGGCCGACCCGGCCTATGGCGAAGGGATTGCCAAGGCCTTGGGCATCAATCTGGCCTGA
- the rplQ gene encoding 50S ribosomal protein L17, whose product MRHRKSGRHLSRTSSHRKAMFQNMAVSLIEHELIKTTLPKAKELRRVAEPLITLAKEDSVANRRLAFDRTRSKSAVGKLFNDLGKRYATRQGGYLRILKCGFRAGDNAPMAYVELVDRPVGGAVEAAE is encoded by the coding sequence ATGCGTCATCGTAAAAGTGGACGTCACCTGAGCCGTACCAGCTCTCACCGCAAGGCTATGTTCCAGAACATGGCAGTGTCGTTGATCGAGCACGAGCTGATCAAAACCACCCTGCCGAAAGCCAAGGAACTGCGCCGCGTTGCCGAGCCGCTGATCACCCTGGCCAAGGAAGACAGCGTTGCTAACCGTCGTCTGGCCTTCGACCGTACCCGTTCGAAGTCCGCTGTTGGCAAACTGTTCAACGACCTGGGCAAGCGTTACGCCACCCGTCAGGGCGGCTACCTGCGCATCCTGAAGTGCGGTTTCCGCGCTGGCGACAACGCGCCTATGGCGTACGTCGAGCTGGTTGATCGTCCTGTCGGCGGTGCTGTAGAAGCCGCTGAGTAA
- the rpoA gene encoding DNA-directed RNA polymerase subunit alpha, with amino-acid sequence MQISVNEFLTPRHIDVQVVSPTRAKITLEPLERGFGHTLGNALRRILLSSMPGCAVVEAEIDGVLHEYSAIEGVQEDVIEILLNLKGLAIKLHGRDEVTLTLSKKGSGVVTAADIQLDHDVEIVNPDHVIANLASNGALNMKLTVARGRGYEPADSRQTDEDESRSIGRLQLDASFSPVRRIAYVVENARVEQRTNLDKLVIDLETNGTLDPEEAIRRAATILQQQLAAFVDLKGDSEPVVVEQEDEIDPILLRPVDDLELTVRSANCLKAENIYYIGDLIQRTEVELLKTPNLGKKSLTEIKDVLASRGLSLGMRLDNWPPASLKKDDKATA; translated from the coding sequence ATGCAGATTTCGGTAAATGAGTTCCTGACTCCCCGCCACATTGATGTGCAGGTAGTCAGTCCGACCCGCGCCAAGATCACGCTCGAGCCTCTCGAGCGTGGCTTCGGCCACACCCTGGGCAACGCGCTGCGCCGCATCCTGTTGTCCTCCATGCCTGGCTGTGCAGTAGTCGAGGCCGAGATCGATGGCGTACTCCACGAGTACTCCGCGATCGAAGGTGTTCAGGAAGACGTAATTGAAATCCTGTTGAACCTGAAAGGCCTGGCTATCAAACTGCACGGTCGTGACGAAGTTACGCTGACCTTGTCGAAAAAGGGTTCGGGGGTGGTTACCGCTGCCGATATTCAGCTGGATCACGATGTCGAGATCGTCAACCCCGATCACGTAATCGCGAACCTGGCGTCGAATGGCGCCCTGAACATGAAGCTCACTGTAGCTCGTGGTCGCGGTTACGAGCCGGCTGACTCCCGTCAAACCGACGAAGACGAAAGCCGTAGCATTGGCCGTCTGCAGTTGGACGCTTCGTTCAGCCCGGTGCGTCGTATCGCCTATGTGGTCGAAAACGCCCGTGTTGAACAGCGTACCAACCTGGACAAGCTGGTCATTGATCTGGAAACCAACGGCACCCTGGATCCTGAAGAGGCTATCCGCCGCGCTGCGACCATCCTGCAACAGCAGTTGGCCGCGTTCGTCGACCTCAAAGGTGACAGTGAACCTGTCGTAGTCGAGCAGGAAGACGAGATCGATCCGATCCTGCTGCGTCCGGTTGACGACCTGGAACTGACTGTACGTTCGGCCAACTGCCTCAAGGCGGAGAACATCTACTACATCGGCGACCTGATTCAGCGTACCGAAGTAGAGCTGTTGAAGACTCCTAACCTGGGCAAGAAGTCCCTGACTGAAATCAAGGACGTCCTGGCCTCTCGTGGTCTGTCTCTCGGCATGCGCCTCGACAACTGGCCGCCTGCAAGTCTTAAGAAAGACGACAAGGCGACCGCCTGA
- the rpsD gene encoding 30S ribosomal protein S4 — protein MARYIGPKCKLSRREGTDLFLKSGVRALESKCNIEAAPGIHGQRRGRQSDYGTQLREKQKVRRIYGVLERQFRGYYQAAASKKGATGENLLQLLECRLDNVVYRMGFGSTRSESRQLVSHKAISVNGKTVNIPSYQVRPGDVVAVREKSLAQLRIVQALELCAQRGRVEWVDVDAAKKSGVFKNVPARSDLSADINENLIVELYSK, from the coding sequence ATGGCACGTTACATTGGTCCAAAATGCAAACTGTCTCGTCGTGAAGGCACCGATCTGTTCCTGAAGAGCGGCGTTCGCGCTCTGGAATCGAAGTGCAACATCGAAGCAGCCCCAGGTATCCACGGCCAGCGCCGTGGCCGTCAGTCCGACTACGGTACCCAGCTGCGCGAGAAACAAAAAGTCCGTCGTATCTACGGTGTTCTGGAGCGTCAGTTCCGCGGTTACTACCAAGCTGCAGCCTCGAAAAAAGGCGCAACTGGTGAAAACCTGCTGCAACTGCTCGAGTGCCGTCTGGATAACGTCGTCTACCGTATGGGCTTCGGTTCGACTCGTTCCGAATCCCGTCAGCTGGTTTCGCACAAAGCGATCAGCGTCAACGGTAAGACTGTAAACATTCCATCCTACCAAGTTCGTCCGGGTGACGTGGTCGCGGTCCGCGAGAAGTCGCTGGCCCAGCTGCGCATTGTTCAAGCCCTTGAACTGTGCGCCCAGCGTGGCCGCGTTGAGTGGGTTGACGTGGATGCTGCTAAAAAGTCGGGCGTTTTCAAGAACGTTCCTGCTCGCAGCGACCTGTCTGCCGACATCAACGAAAACCTGATTGTCGAGCTCTACTCCAAGTAA
- the rpsK gene encoding 30S ribosomal protein S11: MAKPAARPRKKVKKTVVDGIAHIHASFNNTIVTITDRQGNALSWATSGGSGFRGSRKSTPFAAQIAAERAGQAALEYGLKNLDVNVKGPGPGRESAVRALNSCGYKIASITDVTPIPHNGCRPPKKRRV; this comes from the coding sequence ATGGCAAAACCTGCTGCTCGTCCTCGTAAGAAAGTCAAAAAGACAGTGGTTGATGGCATCGCCCACATCCATGCATCTTTCAACAACACCATCGTGACCATCACCGACCGTCAGGGCAATGCTTTGTCCTGGGCGACCTCCGGTGGTTCGGGTTTCCGTGGTTCGCGCAAATCCACCCCGTTCGCAGCACAGATTGCTGCTGAGCGTGCTGGTCAAGCTGCGCTGGAATACGGTCTGAAAAACCTCGACGTTAACGTCAAGGGTCCAGGTCCAGGTCGTGAGTCCGCCGTTCGTGCATTGAACAGCTGCGGGTACAAGATCGCCAGCATCACCGACGTGACGCCAATCCCGCATAACGGGTGCCGTCCGCCGAAGAAGCGCCGCGTGTAA
- the rpsM gene encoding 30S ribosomal protein S13, giving the protein MARIAGVNIPDNKHTVISLTYIYGVGRTTAQKICADTGVNPAAKIKDLSDEQIETLRGEVAKFTTEGDLRRDINMKIKRLMDLGCYRGLRHRKGLPVRGQRTKTNARTRKGPRKPIRK; this is encoded by the coding sequence ATGGCCCGTATTGCAGGCGTCAACATTCCAGATAACAAGCATACTGTTATCTCGCTGACCTACATCTATGGTGTCGGTCGCACAACTGCGCAGAAGATCTGTGCAGACACTGGTGTAAATCCAGCCGCTAAGATCAAGGATCTGAGCGACGAGCAAATCGAAACCCTGCGTGGCGAAGTCGCGAAGTTCACCACCGAAGGTGATCTGCGTCGTGACATCAACATGAAGATCAAACGCTTGATGGACCTGGGTTGCTACCGCGGCCTGCGTCATCGTAAAGGTCTGCCGGTTCGCGGTCAGCGCACCAAGACCAACGCACGCACCCGTAAGGGCCCGCGTAAGCCGATCCGCAAGTAA
- the rpmJ gene encoding 50S ribosomal protein L36, with protein sequence MKVRASVKKLCRNCKIIRREGVVRVICSAEPRHKQRQG encoded by the coding sequence ATGAAAGTTCGTGCATCGGTGAAAAAGCTGTGCCGTAACTGCAAGATCATCCGTCGCGAAGGCGTCGTTCGAGTGATCTGCAGCGCGGAACCGCGTCACAAACAGCGCCAAGGCTGA
- the secY gene encoding preprotein translocase subunit SecY: MAKQGALSSLGKGGMSELWARLRFLFMAIIVYRIGAHIPVPGINPDRLADLFRQNEGTILSLFNMFSGGALERMSIFALGIMPYISASIIMQLMTAVSPQLEQLKKEGEAGRRKISQYTRYGTVILALVQAIGMSIGLANQGVAFSAGLGFHVVAVSTFVAGAMFMMWLGEQITERGVGNGISMLIFAGIVAGLPRAIGQSFESARTGDINIFALVAIGLLAVAIIGFVVFIERGQRRIAVHYAKRQQGRKVFAAQTSHLPLKVNMAGVIPAIFASSILLFPASLGAWFGQSEGMGWLQDISQSIAPGQPLNILLFSAGIIFFCFFYTALMFNPKDVAENLKKSGAFIPGIRPGEQSARYIDGVLTRLTMFGALYMMAVCLLPQFLVVAANVPFYLGGTSLLIVVVVVMDFMSQVQSHLVSHQYESLMKKANLKGYGGSGLLR; this comes from the coding sequence ATGGCTAAGCAAGGTGCTCTCTCTTCGCTCGGTAAGGGCGGGATGTCGGAACTCTGGGCTCGTCTGCGCTTTCTGTTCATGGCGATCATCGTCTATCGGATAGGTGCGCATATCCCGGTTCCCGGCATCAATCCGGACCGTCTGGCGGATCTGTTTCGGCAGAATGAGGGGACCATTCTTAGCTTGTTCAACATGTTTTCCGGTGGCGCGCTTGAGCGCATGAGCATCTTTGCACTGGGGATCATGCCGTACATTTCGGCATCGATCATCATGCAGCTGATGACGGCGGTCAGCCCGCAACTGGAGCAGTTGAAGAAGGAAGGTGAAGCTGGCCGTCGCAAGATCAGCCAGTACACCCGCTACGGCACCGTTATCCTGGCACTGGTTCAAGCCATTGGCATGTCCATTGGCCTGGCCAACCAGGGCGTGGCGTTTTCTGCGGGCCTGGGCTTCCATGTCGTTGCCGTCTCCACTTTCGTGGCAGGCGCGATGTTCATGATGTGGCTGGGCGAGCAGATCACCGAGCGCGGTGTGGGCAACGGTATCTCGATGTTGATCTTCGCAGGTATCGTTGCCGGTCTTCCGAGAGCAATCGGGCAGTCTTTCGAGTCTGCACGCACAGGCGATATCAACATTTTCGCCCTGGTCGCTATCGGTTTGCTGGCAGTAGCGATTATCGGTTTTGTGGTGTTCATTGAGCGTGGTCAGCGTCGTATCGCCGTTCACTACGCCAAGCGTCAGCAGGGCCGCAAGGTTTTTGCTGCGCAGACCAGCCACTTGCCGCTGAAGGTGAACATGGCGGGGGTTATCCCGGCCATTTTCGCGAGCAGCATTTTGCTGTTCCCGGCTTCGCTGGGTGCCTGGTTCGGTCAGTCCGAAGGTATGGGCTGGCTGCAGGACATCTCGCAGTCGATCGCTCCTGGTCAGCCGTTGAACATTCTGCTGTTTAGTGCAGGGATCATTTTCTTCTGCTTCTTCTACACAGCGTTGATGTTCAACCCGAAAGACGTAGCGGAAAACCTGAAGAAGTCCGGTGCCTTTATTCCGGGTATCCGTCCTGGTGAGCAGTCTGCGCGCTACATTGATGGCGTTCTGACTCGTTTGACCATGTTCGGTGCTCTTTACATGATGGCCGTATGCCTTCTGCCCCAGTTCCTGGTGGTGGCAGCAAATGTGCCGTTCTACCTTGGCGGGACCTCGTTGCTGATTGTGGTAGTGGTTGTGATGGACTTCATGTCCCAAGTACAATCGCACCTCGTTTCGCACCAGTACGAATCCCTGATGAAGAAAGCCAACCTGAAAGGCTACGGTGGCAGCGGTTTGCTGCGCTGA
- the rplO gene encoding 50S ribosomal protein L15 produces MKLNDLSPAPGSRREKHRPGRGIGSGLGKTGGRGHKGQTSRSGGSIAPGFEGGQQPLHRRLPKFGFVSLKAMDRAEVRLSELAKVEGDLITVQSLKDANVIGQHVQRVKIMLSGEVTRAVTLKGIAVTKGARAAIEAAGGKFEE; encoded by the coding sequence ATGAAACTCAATGATCTGAGTCCAGCGCCGGGTTCCCGTCGCGAAAAGCATCGTCCGGGTCGTGGTATCGGTAGCGGTCTGGGTAAGACCGGCGGCCGTGGCCACAAAGGTCAAACCTCCCGTTCGGGTGGTTCGATTGCTCCGGGCTTCGAAGGCGGTCAACAGCCGCTGCACCGTCGTCTGCCGAAATTCGGCTTCGTTTCCCTGAAAGCCATGGACCGCGCAGAAGTGCGTCTGTCCGAGCTGGCCAAAGTGGAAGGCGATCTGATCACCGTTCAGTCCCTCAAGGACGCCAACGTGATCGGCCAGCACGTACAGCGTGTGAAAATCATGCTGTCGGGCGAAGTCACTCGCGCAGTCACCCTCAAGGGTATCGCCGTCACCAAAGGTGCGCGTGCGGCTATCGAAGCAGCTGGCGGCAAATTCGAGGAATAA
- the rpmD gene encoding 50S ribosomal protein L30, giving the protein MATVKVTLIKSVSGRLPNHKLCVKGLGLRRIGHTVEVLDTPENRGMINKAYYMLRVEG; this is encoded by the coding sequence ATGGCAACCGTAAAAGTAACGCTGATCAAGAGCGTCTCGGGTCGTCTGCCTAACCACAAACTGTGTGTTAAGGGCCTGGGTCTGCGTCGCATCGGTCACACTGTAGAAGTCCTGGATACTCCCGAGAATCGCGGGATGATCAACAAGGCTTACTACATGCTGCGCGTCGAGGGTTAA
- the rpsE gene encoding 30S ribosomal protein S5, translating into MANNDQKRDEGYIEKLVQVNRVAKTVKGGRIFTFTALTVVGDGKGRVGFGRGKSREVPAAIQKAMEAARRNMIQVDLKGTTLQYATKAAHGASKVYMQPASEGTGIIAGGAMRAVLEVAGVQNVLAKCYGSTNPVNVVYATFKGLKAMQSPESIAAKRGKSVEEIF; encoded by the coding sequence ATGGCAAATAACGATCAAAAGCGCGACGAAGGCTACATCGAGAAGCTGGTTCAGGTTAACCGCGTTGCCAAGACCGTAAAAGGCGGCCGTATCTTCACCTTCACCGCGTTGACCGTGGTGGGTGATGGTAAAGGTCGTGTAGGTTTCGGCCGTGGCAAATCGCGCGAAGTACCTGCTGCGATCCAGAAAGCCATGGAAGCTGCTCGTCGCAACATGATCCAGGTTGACCTGAAGGGCACCACCCTGCAGTACGCCACCAAGGCTGCCCACGGCGCCTCGAAGGTTTACATGCAGCCTGCCTCGGAAGGTACCGGTATCATCGCCGGCGGCGCTATGCGTGCCGTCCTGGAAGTTGCTGGCGTTCAGAACGTACTGGCCAAGTGCTACGGTTCGACCAACCCAGTGAACGTGGTTTACGCCACCTTCAAGGGTCTGAAAGCCATGCAATCTCCTGAATCCATTGCTGCCAAGCGCGGCAAGAGCGTCGAGGAGATCTTCTGA
- the rplR gene encoding 50S ribosomal protein L18, whose protein sequence is MTDKKVTRLRRARKARLKMHELEVVRLCVFRSSQHIYAQVISADGSKVLASASTLDKDLRDGATGNIDAATKVGKLVAERAKAAGVSQVAFDRSGFKYHGRVKALADAAREGGLEF, encoded by the coding sequence ATGACCGACAAAAAAGTTACTCGACTGCGTCGCGCTCGCAAAGCACGTCTCAAGATGCACGAACTCGAAGTCGTGCGCCTGTGCGTGTTCCGCTCCTCGCAGCACATCTATGCCCAGGTCATTTCGGCCGACGGCAGCAAGGTTCTGGCAAGCGCCTCGACCTTGGACAAAGACCTGCGTGATGGCGCCACTGGCAACATCGACGCGGCCACTAAGGTTGGCAAGCTGGTAGCTGAGCGTGCGAAAGCCGCCGGTGTATCTCAAGTTGCCTTTGACCGTTCCGGCTTCAAGTACCATGGCCGCGTCAAAGCGCTGGCTGATGCTGCTCGTGAAGGCGGGCTGGAGTTCTAA
- the rplF gene encoding 50S ribosomal protein L6: MSRVAKNPVKLPSGVEVKFAGQQLSVKGAKGSLELNVHSSVEVTEESGELRFVARNGDQQARAMAGTTRALVNNMVQGVSQGFERKLQLVGVGYKAQAKGTVLNLALGFSHPIDYELPAGITAETPSQTDILIKGIDKQLVGQVAAEIRDFRPPEPYKGKGVRYADEVVRRKEAKKK; this comes from the coding sequence ATGTCTCGCGTCGCTAAGAACCCCGTAAAGCTGCCGTCCGGTGTCGAAGTCAAATTCGCCGGTCAACAGCTTTCGGTGAAGGGTGCCAAGGGCTCCCTCGAACTGAACGTTCACTCGTCTGTTGAAGTTACCGAAGAGTCTGGTGAGCTGCGCTTCGTCGCTCGCAATGGTGACCAGCAAGCTCGTGCCATGGCCGGTACTACCCGTGCACTGGTCAACAACATGGTCCAGGGCGTAAGCCAAGGCTTCGAGCGTAAGCTCCAGCTGGTCGGTGTTGGTTACAAGGCACAGGCTAAAGGCACCGTCCTGAACCTGGCCCTGGGCTTCTCGCATCCAATCGACTACGAACTGCCAGCCGGTATCACCGCTGAAACGCCTAGCCAGACCGATATCCTGATCAAGGGTATCGACAAGCAGCTGGTAGGTCAGGTGGCCGCTGAAATCCGCGACTTCCGTCCACCAGAGCCTTACAAAGGCAAAGGTGTGCGTTACGCGGACGAAGTAGTCCGTCGTAAAGAAGCCAAGAAGAAGTAG
- the rpsH gene encoding 30S ribosomal protein S8, translated as MSMQDPLADMLTRIRNAQMAEKSVVSMPSSTLKVAVAKVLKDEGYIAGYQVTGEAKPSLSIELKYFEGRPVIEELKRSSRPGLRQYKAVTDLPKVRGGLGVSIVSTNKGVMTDRAARAAGVGGEVLCTVF; from the coding sequence ATGAGTATGCAGGACCCGTTAGCGGACATGCTAACTCGCATCCGTAATGCCCAGATGGCTGAAAAGTCCGTCGTAAGCATGCCTTCTTCTACCCTGAAGGTTGCGGTTGCCAAAGTTCTGAAGGACGAAGGTTACATCGCTGGCTACCAGGTAACTGGTGAAGCCAAGCCTTCCCTGTCGATCGAACTGAAGTACTTCGAAGGCCGTCCGGTCATCGAGGAACTGAAGCGCTCCAGCCGTCCAGGCCTGCGCCAGTACAAGGCCGTCACCGATCTGCCGAAAGTACGTGGCGGTCTGGGCGTGTCTATTGTCTCCACCAACAAAGGTGTGATGACTGATCGCGCTGCGCGCGCTGCCGGTGTCGGCGGCGAAGTTCTGTGCACAGTGTTCTAA
- the rpsN gene encoding 30S ribosomal protein S14 — protein sequence MAKKSMKNRELKRQLTVAKFAKKRAELKATIVNLNASPEERFAAVVALQKQPRDASAARLRNRCRLTGRPHGVYRKFGLGRNMLRQAAMRGDVPGLVKASW from the coding sequence ATGGCCAAGAAGAGCATGAAAAACCGCGAGCTGAAGCGTCAGCTCACGGTAGCAAAGTTCGCTAAGAAGCGTGCTGAGCTGAAAGCGACCATCGTCAACCTGAACGCCTCTCCAGAAGAGCGTTTTGCTGCCGTTGTCGCTCTGCAGAAGCAGCCACGTGATGCCAGCGCTGCGCGTCTGCGCAACCGTTGCCGCCTGACCGGTCGTCCTCACGGTGTATACCGTAAGTTCGGCCTGGGCCGTAACATGCTGCGTCAAGCGGCAATGCGCGGCGACGTACCAGGTCTGGTCAAGGCCTCCTGGTAA
- the rplE gene encoding 50S ribosomal protein L5, with translation MARLKEIYRNEIAPKLKEELKLSNVMEVPRVTKITLNMGLGEAIGDKKVIEHAVADMEKITGQKAVVTFARKSIAGFKVREGWPIGVKVTLRSDKMYEFLDRLLAISLPRVRDFRGLNAKSFDGRGNYSMGVKEQIIFPEIDYDKIDALRGLDITLTTTARSDDEGRALLRAFKFPFRN, from the coding sequence ATGGCACGACTGAAAGAGATTTACCGGAACGAAATCGCTCCTAAGCTTAAGGAAGAACTTAAGCTGTCGAACGTGATGGAAGTTCCGCGCGTTACCAAAATCACCCTGAACATGGGTCTGGGCGAAGCGATCGGCGACAAAAAAGTCATCGAGCACGCTGTGGCCGACATGGAAAAAATCACCGGTCAAAAGGCCGTTGTGACTTTCGCTCGCAAATCCATCGCTGGCTTCAAAGTCCGCGAAGGATGGCCGATCGGCGTCAAGGTGACCCTGCGTAGCGACAAGATGTACGAATTCCTGGACCGCCTGCTGGCGATCTCCCTGCCTCGGGTTCGCGACTTCCGCGGCCTGAATGCCAAGTCCTTCGATGGCCGTGGCAACTACAGCATGGGCGTGAAAGAGCAGATCATCTTCCCGGAAATCGATTACGACAAGATCGATGCTCTGCGCGGTTTGGACATCACCCTGACCACCACTGCTCGTTCGGACGACGAAGGCCGCGCTCTGCTGCGTGCTTTCAAGTTCCCGTTCCGCAACTGA